Genomic window (Shewanella psychropiezotolerans):
ATACATACGCTTTAGAAGCGAGACGAATCGACTCTTCCAGCATGATTAGCGTTCTTCTCACACTGACATAGCGCCAATCTAGGCTATTTCCATCTAAGGTTCTGGCGCCCCAAACTAAGGTGCCTTCACCAGTAAATGTGCGTATCGCATTGATAGATTTGCCTTGGGTGGTAACGTTGAGGTCTTCTTGCTCATCGTGGGAAATGTTCACTGCGGGGAAATCACCGCGTTGAGACTGACATTAGCAGGGGCTTTCCATACACCACGTGCGTTATCGACCATGGTGTATATCCCCGCCATCGCAGATGAGGGAGGAAGCAGGTTCAATTTACCTTTGATATCTAACAGAATGTTGCCATACATCAGGCTCATTGATATCAGCGTTTTATGCAGCAGATTCTTTTGTGCATCTCCATCAACGCTAGCAATGGTATCGACCTCTGCTAGCATCTGATCTCTCTTTGCCGCTCTTAATTTATTACCTGGCGTGGCAAGATCATCATCACTCAATCCATCAAGGTCGGTAAAACCTGTAGCAACTTCTTGTTTTAACAGCTCTGTCAGTACATCAATGTTTGAAATATTTGCATAGCTGAGGTCACTATCCTGAACGATAGTGGTATTTAACCAAGGGTAGTAAGCGGCTGAATAATCAAGGTAGTTGATGCCTAATTTAGAGCGGAAGTTATCGATACAATCACCATCTGGATCTTGTCTATCTTTAAAGCCATTCCATACATCTAAGATAGTGACACGATTTCTCATGACTCCGCCGCAGTGGGCTAAAGCGGCTTGCTGAACACTTATGCAGTCATCTTCAGCTAACAACATCGCCTCAGGAATCACCACCATAGTGGGTTCCTGCTCCTTAATTAAAGGAGTTATACCAGCCGATAGTTTAGCGGCCTCAACATCATTATTGTACTTACCAACAGAGACGATATAACAAGGTCCACCACCATTTTGAAAAAACAACATCATGCTGAAATAGAGCAAATATTTAGTGTTAGATTGATCCGCGGTATACTCTTTTCCACCGATAATAAATGCCGCGTCTTCGGTTGAATCTTCTGCTTTTTCTGCGATCTCGAATTCTGGTATCGGTGCATCGCCATAATAACTGCGAAATTCGGCCATAGAAGTGATTCTCCACGGCTTGTTTAGTAAGCTTTTCCCACCATTTTCCGCCTTTTCGGTATAACCGATGAAGGCTGGCACAGCAGTGGCAACCTCAACCACCGAGTTTGGAAATGCATTTTTCTCAACAATATACACACCAGGTGTTTTCATCACGCCCATAATCTATTCCTTTAAAGTTAAAAATTGACAAAAATTTCAGAGACTTGCGTCAACTTAGTGTCTACAACCTCTTGGTACCCATGGTTAAAATGAGCCACTGGTAACCGCTTGATTAATACTCGGTGCCCATTGGTTCGCTTATCGATAAGTTGGAAATAACATTCACTAAATTCTTTTAATTTTATTTCTGCATTACTTCTAAACACAGTAATATTACGGCCATCACTCAACAGTTCATTGCTGATAAAGTTAAATTCTATGCCTTTATCCCGGTCACTAATCTCTAAGCTATTTTTTATATTATTGCCATGTAATCTATACTCCCAAAAAGAGCTTTTATTATTTATAGCAGCAAAGAAAACAACAAAACCTGAAGAGTCAACATCGTCAGCAGTGAGTGAATTTAACTCCTGTTCATTAAGTTTTATAGAGATGAACATAAATGCTTGAGAAGAAAAGCCTAGTGCTTCAAGTTCAAAATAAGCAGTAATTTTATCCTTTGAATAATAATCAGCATCGGATATCCAGTCCGAGCTATGCAGCTGATATTTATCAATACCATTAACCACATTATCACCTTGGTTCGGATCATGTTTCAGCCACAATAACCCTTTATCTTTCAATAAGGGGATAGAAGAGTAAGTACTCAAATAAGGAGTGCTACTCGTTATATAAAAATCAAATATTAAACCTTCATCTTCAATATAAAGTAGTAGTATGGGAATCTTTTCTGAATCACATAACACCAATAAACCACCTAAACATGGTTTAAATATGATGCCACTATTTTTAGCTTGAGCAAGAGTGGCTCGGCTTGGCTCTACATTAATGTCATTACAGAATCCTGACTCAAAAAAATCATGATGTATGACCACGGAAAACAGCACTCGAAACCCAGTCACAGTGGCTCACTCTCTGATTTTACAGATACGTTTACCGATGACGTCTTAGATACTCTGGAAATGACCGCCTTATTATCAATCGTTATCATTCTGACTTTATACAGAATTGAAGGTAAATATTTAGCCCCAAACATCCCCCACATGTTACTTAAGTCATGATTTTTAACATTTTCGATATCGAGAACGATTTTATCTATGTTTCTATCAAGGTCAGGCGAATTTTGATGATTAAACACAGGCTGTTGTTGAAAGTAGCCGACAACACTCGAGATGAATTTCAACGATTCATTGTAATTAGCGCCACTAAAATTGGCACAAACCATCAAGTATAAATTGAGATGTACTGGTTGATGCTGCGTAAAGTCACTGCCTACACCTGACGACATATAGTGAGTTTTTGCGGCCGTTTCACGCTCGATATTGGTCAAGAAAATAACCACACGGTTATTTACATTGGCAGATATTGCACCGTCATGGTCAACAAGATTAGACACAACGACTACATCTTCGACTAACTCAAACTTATTTTTAAGAAACTGATTTAACTTTAAAGATATATGATTCATGACAGAAAGTATCATTTCACTCCCCTAACCCTATAGCATAAACACAACCACAAGTTCTAATTTCAATAAATACTTTCGCCACAAAAAATAAATACACACAGTAATTATAAAGCTACGATAAGTGGCAAACGCAGAATAAAAAACTAGCACAAACACGTTTAAAAACAACATAGTCTATAAGTTTATCGACAAAATCATTTTTCCATCACCTTCCCATCATTAATTTGTAGACTTTATTACCACTCAATATAACCTTAAGACTTACACACCCTCCTGCTGTAAGTATTAACAGCGTAAAAAATGTGGTGATACCCGTTACATTAGGAACTAATAACGACAAAAATCATCGCCCCCCTTACCGATGTCGAACGCATAGGGTTTTTATTTAATATTTTTTACAATGAGATATGAAACTTTATAAAGGGAACATGATATGAGTCTTTAGGAGGAGTCTGAAGTGATTGAAGCAAACCAACTTAAGTATGATACGGACATTAATGTTCAAGCCTCGAATCTAAGAATTTTCCAACACTAACAACATTTTTATTTTTTCGTCAATGCTATTCCCAACGGTTCAAAATAGGCGATTAACGCATTGAAGATCTGCTGTCGATGCTCAAGATCTGGATAGCCACCAGCCGTTGCAAGTTGCGACTTCAAGGTCTCATAGACTAAATAAGGGTTACTGATCTCCGGATAGGACTCGATACAGGCTTCAAATGCCCGCGCCATCAACTCGGTGGGGGTAGATAAATACAGTCGCCCATATTGGTTATCTAACGCTACTGCTCGGTCGATATACTCATGACTGTCCAGGCCGTCATGGCTCAAAAAAGTCGTCGCAAATACCCGCTCGAGTCGTTGATTTAACGGATGCTTTATCGATGTGACATCGGCCAACCAACAACTGCTGGCGAAAGAGGCACCACGAGCACCTCTGTTGTTGGAAGGGATCTTAAATGCTTTAGAGGCGATGTAATGATCATATGCATGCCAAAACTCATGGGCTAACGCCCCTGCTCCTGCATTTTTAGCCAGAGCCAGTTCACGACCCGCTGGCATATAATGAGCCTGGACGCCCTGCTGACCACCGCTGCCGAAGGCAAGGTTAAGTGTTTGCCTGAGCCCGATAGCAATCGGAGGCAGTTTCAATATAAAAGCTAAATCGGCTAAGGAGTCGAAGATAAGGTTAGCCGCCTTGTGCTTCTCCTCTTCCTCGACCCAGCTGCCTATACGTATATGATTCAGGCCAAAGGTCTCTTTGATATCGTGAAAGCTCACCTGTTCGTCGAAACGATAATCAGGGCCGACTCGCTTGTATGTTTTACCCTTTAGCACTCACTATTCCACTCGCTGCAATTAGCCACATTATACCTTATTAGTTTAAACCTCATATCAATTGATATGAGTGCTGCATTCTTTTCAGGTACGGCGTTCAGTAAACGTTCAGCCCCTGTAAGCTATTCTACCCATGAATTTTAAGACACTGATAATTAAGGTAGATACAGCGATGAGACTGGTAATTTTGTGGGCGGCAATACTTGTAATGAGCACAGTAATCGTAGCACTATCTGGGACTATTCACTGGCCTATGATGGGTACGATGTTTATGGCAATGACCATTGGATTAGTCATCATGGTCAACCTGGGAAAACTCGCCGATAAACACTTTGTCAGTTTCTGTTCCGGACTCGTCGGTAAGGCTAGAGCCGACTCTTAGCTTTTAGCTCTGAATCATTAAAGCTTCCCATTACTCGCCTTGCGCCACTGCAACGGCGAGCTTTTCATGGTATTTCTAAACGACTTAGAAAACGCACTGACATCAGCAAAACCAAGCACCTCAGACAACAAGGTGATGTCGATATTACTGGACTCAAGATGCCAACATGCGGTGCTAATGCGCACATCAATAAGCACCTGCTTAAATGTCAGTCCCCTATCCTTTAACCTTCTCTGCAGGGTGCGCTTATTCATGTTTAACAGCAAGGCGATATCCTCGATATTAGACTCT
Coding sequences:
- a CDS encoding DUF4255 domain-containing protein, translated to MILSVMNHISLKLNQFLKNKFELVEDVVVVSNLVDHDGAISANVNNRVVIFLTNIERETAAKTHYMSSGVGSDFTQHQPVHLNLYLMVCANFSGANYNESLKFISSVVGYFQQQPVFNHQNSPDLDRNIDKIVLDIENVKNHDLSNMWGMFGAKYLPSILYKVRMITIDNKAVISRVSKTSSVNVSVKSESEPL
- a CDS encoding CLCA_X family protein, with the translated sequence MLKGKTYKRVGPDYRFDEQVSFHDIKETFGLNHIRIGSWVEEEEKHKAANLIFDSLADLAFILKLPPIAIGLRQTLNLAFGSGGQQGVQAHYMPAGRELALAKNAGAGALAHEFWHAYDHYIASKAFKIPSNNRGARGASFASSCWLADVTSIKHPLNQRLERVFATTFLSHDGLDSHEYIDRAVALDNQYGRLYLSTPTELMARAFEACIESYPEISNPYLVYETLKSQLATAGGYPDLEHRQQIFNALIAYFEPLGIALTKK
- a CDS encoding phage tail sheath family protein, with the translated sequence MGVMKTPGVYIVEKNAFPNSVVEVATAVPAFIGYTEKAENGGKSLLNKPWRITSMAEFRSYYGDAPIPEFEIAEKAEDSTEDAAFIIGGKEYTADQSNTKYLLYFSMMLFFQNGGGPCYIVSVGKYNNDVEAAKLSAGITPLIKEQEPTMVVIPEAMLLAEDDCISVQQAALAHCGGVMRNRVTILDVWNGFKDRQDPDGDCIDNFRSKLGINYLDYSAAYYPWLNTTIVQDSDLSYANISNIDVLTELLKQEVATGFTDLDGLSDDDLATPGNKLRAAKRDQMLAEVDTIASVDGDAQKNLLHKTLISMSLMYGNILLDIKGKLNLLPPSSAMAGIYTMVDNARGVWKAPANVSLNAVISPQ